Genomic segment of Candidatus Jordarchaeales archaeon:
AGAGCGGCGATCGTCGTCACTCCTATCATGGCCACCCAGCTTTCCCCCATAGCGTAAGCATACAGGCTCATTGCTGAAAGTATTACCACGCCCATGCCCGCCTCTAACCCGTTATAGCCTGCAAGCATGTTAAAACCATTAGATGCTCCAACAATCCCTATCGGAACAATTATCAGCGAGTAAAGCAACCCAAGGTCTATAGTCCCCACAAATGGAATTGATATCACCGGATTTCCTGCCCCAGCGACCATCATAGGAATAGCTGCTGGTATAGTTAGCAGAGGCTTATGCCACTGTTTGAGCCCAATCTTCCATCCGAGAGCATCGTCAATCATGCCGACTATGGTCGTCATGAGAATGGTAGATAAGGCAGCGAAAATAAAGAGGTTAAGCGCCCTCTGGTTCAAAACGAATGAGTTAAGGGCTATGTAGAACATTAATCCGGAAGCTATGCCTGCAAAGACCGGCACACCCCCCATTTCTGCTACTTCAGGTCTACCTACCTTGTTCATATCCTTACCCACGATGCCCGCGCGGTGGGCAAGCGGAATCCACCTCTTCGTTAGGAAGAACGAAACAACAAACGATAAAACTGGTGAAACTAGCAACAACGGCTCCATGAGTGCTCCCTCTCACAAGACCCCTCATATGACACTACACTTTTTAGCTCTTTCCTTCTTTCCCTCGCCGGGGAACTATCAGCTCCAAAGGTTTTGGAGCTGACGCCCTCACCGGAACCAGGTAGTTTCAGCCTGAAGCTCTCTGGTTTTCCCATGTTTTACTGTATGAAACCTTAAAATTTTTTTATATTTAGAAATTTGTACTTAATAATGGAATGGGTGGGGATGAATTGTTCAGGGAATATTTTAGGGATGCCTTATCTTCTAGGACTGTTCGTCCAAGTTTTTGTGAAGGTGACGTTCTGGGAGCACTTCTTCTGCTTGCTGAGGGACCCACTGGGCGTTATGCACTAAAGGATTTTTTAGGGCTAGGCGACGCTGCGGCTAGAACCTTGCTTCGCAGACTCCACCGCTTAGGCCTAGTTAAGCCCGCTGGGAGGAAGGGCCACATACTGACTGAGAGAGGTCGTTCGATTGCTGAATCTCTCAAACGTTACTTGGCGGAGTTTAAGGAGCTTCCAAGGAGCTTTCTCAGCATAGACAAGTGCGACTACGGGTTCAGGCTTAGGGGACTCTCGCATATAATCTCTAACGGGGTTAAAGAGAGGGATCTCGCTGTTAGCAGTGGAGGCAAGGGCGCCACGACGATTATAGTCAAAGATGGGAGGTTCATAGTGCCATCAGTTATGGAGCTCACAGGCAAGGAGGAAGATTTCTTGAGGCGCTTTTTCGACCCAGAAGAGGGTGACGTCATCTTGATAGTCTCAGCGAAGGATCGCTCAACAGCACTGAGGGCTGGACTCAACGTTGTTGCGGAGCTCATAATGCAAGCTGAAGTAGAAGGAATAAGATGAAAAAGGATTCATAGGGCGTGCTCGTGAAAACACATAAAATAAAGAAGTAGTACTTATATGTAGAGACTGCTGCAGTCCGATTGGTTTCTCTTGCTCCAAGCGCTTTGCCACTTTTTGAAGAAGCTTGCAGTCTCCTCTATTATGTCGCATATCTCCTCCGCGCCACTTGCTAGTACCTCCTGCAAGTTCCGCTTAATTTCTTCCTCCTCTTTCTCCCTTAACTTCTCCGTTACAGCCTCCCTGAAGAGCTGGACGGCCTTAGCGTCCTTTATCAAGTTAAGCAAGTATTTATTTATGAGCTCGTCGAACTTGTCGTCAGCGCTCACAGTTTGTATTGATTCGAGGAGAGCGAGAAAAGCCACGTCAAACTCGTCTATGTCCAGTTCAAGGTTAGCGTTCTCGAGCTCCTCGATCAACTCTTCATAGCTGGAAAAGTAGATCCAGAAGAGGTTTCGCAGCTCATTAATAAGGGGATCTGTTGCCATGTACGAAAGCCACCTCACACTTCTACTTCCTACTAAGTCTAAAAGCATTTAAAAAGGTAACACGTAAAGCTTATATTACACTTTGACCCGGTGCGCGTCATCTGAGTTCAACTAACCCATTCGATAGGACAACGTCCCCACGCTGGTTTTTCGCCTGTAAAATGTACTTTTTACCTTCGCCGTCAACCTTCCACCCTTCTAATATTACCGTATCACCTGGGAACACTACGTTCGAAAAGCGGAACTCGAGGGATTTAACCCTGACCGGATCGTTGCCGCAAAGCTTACGCACAATGGATCTACAAGCGAAGCCGAAGGTGCAGAGCCCGTGAAGTATTGGCTTCTCGAACCCAGCTAGTCTGGCGAAGTCCGGGTCTATGTGAAGGGGGTTTAGGTCGCCTGAAAGCCTGTAAATCACATTTTGATCCTTCCACGTCGCAAGCTGGTCTACGAAGTCTGGCTCCCTTTGCGGCGGCTCGTTAACACTCTTCGGCCCACGTTCCCCCCCAAACCCTCCAGCCCCACGAATAAGGAAGCCGGCTGTGTTGTCGCACACACGCCTTCCGTCTTCAGTCCTAGTTTCAGCTTCGACAACCATCAGTGCGTGCTTCCCCTTGTCGTATATGTTTGCTATTTTCGCTGTGGTGAAAAGCTTCCCCTCCCTCGGTATCTCACCGTAAAGGACTATCTTGTGTTCGCCATGCACTAGGCGGGTGAAATCCACTTTGGCTTCGAAGAGGCTCCAGGCGAGAGCTGGCTGAGCGATTATTGTTGCGAATGACGGGTAAACCTTCAACCTTTTCTCGTAGACAAAATCCAGGTCATCGTTGCCTGCCCCTATTCCAACAGCGTAGAGCACCACATCCTTCCAAGTGTAAGAGTACATGAGAGGCTGCGAGACTTTACCAACAGCGCTTAAATCGACCCCCGGCAACGAAAATCCCTCCGAGCGAAGTAATAAGTGATAATACCTCCTAAAAAGTTTCTCGTTCAGCTTCTAAAGAAGACTTTAACCATTCCTAAGTCAAGAACTAGCGTGGAAGGAGCCGGAGGGGCAAAAGCCGCCTCCACAATGTAGACGTCCGCCTCACTTAACGTAAACCACCAGGAGGCTGCAATCGTCCAGCAGCTCACAACCTCCCGCCACATACCCCCACACGTGGGAAGTCCGGTAAAAGCAGTTACAGCTGACGCGTGGCTTACATAAAGTCCAACATAGCACACAGGTTGGGGCCTAACTAAAGCTACCCAAACTGCTGCCGCGTAAACCGGAACCGTGGTTGGCGTCAACGGCCCCCTGAGGTAAGTGGGCCAAAGGATTAGTGCGAGAGGCGATGAAAGGGAGAAAATAAGGGGGCTTTGAAAGGACACGAGTTCGGGTGGTGGGGGCTGGCCGGGCTGAAGCGGGTCCAAAGACTGTACGCCTCTACTAATAGTTGGAGGCGCTATGAGAAGCAACGCTAGTATTGTTGCCAGGAGAATCTTCTTCACTCTCTTAGTGTTCCACCTGCCTCTCGCAAGAGTCCTCCCTGCGAAGAACGAGGCGGGGAGCATGAGGTATGCGCACAAGCGCGAAGGATATCCTGCAAAAATAAAGAAAGAGAGAGCGAGAAATAAGTAGGCGAGGGATGTGTCCTCCTTGCGCTTCACCGCGGCAACTACTGATGGTAGTGCTAAAAGCCATTGTATAACGGGTATGAATGGGGCTCCCGAAGCCTGCGTGGAAGCAAACCATTCAATGTGGTTGGTGACGTGAAGGATCCAGGGGAGATAAGTGAGAGCCGAAACCGAGACTACTTTAGCGAAGAATCTGGCATACCCTGCCCCCCTCATTAAGCTGAACGTGAAAAGCGAAAGTGCGGCTGTCAGCGGCATGGAAATATGAAGCCACAGCATTACAGAGAAGAGCACCACTGAAGTCAACGCCCTCCTCTCCATAAAGGAGAGGATGAGTAGGGGGGTTAAAGCCAGAACTAGGGTCGCCGGCATAATCATTACAGCGAGAGGAAGCAAAGGCGACGCAGACGCTAAAACCAGGGTGGAGTAAAAAGCTGTCTTCTCGTCCGCGAGCCTCCTGGTTGAAAACCAGAAGGAGGAGAGGAGTAGAGGGTAAGTGAGAGTCTTCAGGATTCTAGCCGTGAAAAATACGTCTCCCCCAGAAATTCTCAATAGGAGCGCCATCAGCGCGTGGAGGAGTGGAGGGTAAAGGTGGGGTCTGCCAAGCGGGAAGAACTCCCAGAAATCCCACGTTGGAACGAAGCTGAAGACGAATATTTGACGGGCAACGCTCAAGTGATAAAAGTCGTCAACCAAGAGTGGAGGGTTCACGTGCAGCAAGAGTGTGAAGGTAGAAGCCACCAGTAGCAGAGAGGCATAGTCGAAGAAGCTGAGGGAAGAGGTTAGGTGGCGTGCACTGATTCTTGGCAAACTACACCACTCTCTTTTAGTCAGCTCTTACTTGCGCTTTTCTTCCACGACCTTGCTGAGTAGGCTTGGCAGTATTTCCTGCACGTCGCCAACCACTCCATAGTGGGCTACGGCGAATATCGGCGCCTGCGGATCCTTGTTTACTGCTATTATTAATTCACTATCCTTCATGCCTACAACATGCTGAAATGCACCACTTATACCAAGAGCTAAGTACAGCTTCGGCTTGACGGTTTTCCCGGATATCCCAACCTGTCTGTCCTTTGGAAGTAGGCCGCTATCGATAACCGGTCTACTACCTGCAACAGCCCCTCCAAGCACGTTGGCAAGCTCCTTAGCTAACTGGATGCTCGAAACAGCACCCCTTCCAACAGCCACTATGACGTCCGATTTAGATATATCAACCTCCCCCGTCTCCGGAGCTACAACCCTCACAGTGCGTCTCCTGGGCGGCTTCGAGGGGGCCAAGCTCAGCTCTTTTAGCTCACCATTAGTACGGGCCCCCTCCTTGAACACCCCCTGTCTCACCGTTAAAACACACGGGAGGCGTTTCACCCTTAGGTCCGCCATAAGCTTACCCTGATATATGTAGCGTGACACCACAAGCCCCTCTTGCGCCACGGTGACGCCTACGACATCCGTCACCACCGGGCAGTTGAGCTGAACCGCTAATAGTGGCGCGAGCTCACAACCCTGAGAGGTGCTCCCCAAGAGCACCACGTCAGGTGTCTCCCTTTTAAAGAACTGCACTAAGACGTCCGCGTAAGTTTCAGGGTTGTACTCTTCAAGCTGCCCCCCCTTCAAAACCCATACCTTGTCGGCGCTCCTAGAAATGCTGTCTAGTAAAGGCCGGTCCGCTCCCCCAACCACTACAGCTTCGCTAGTCCCGCCCATCTTGATCATGTTGGCAAGGTTTAGAAGCTCGAAGCTCACCGGGTTAATACCCTCGGACACTCGCTCAACTACTGCGAAGACCCTCATCAAATCACTCCTTTAACTTTCATTAACTTCACGAGCTTAGACGCAACCTCGGATGGAGCTCCTCCTAAGATCTCCGCTTTCCTAGTAGGTGGGAAGTAGATTCGCTCGACAACCACTGCGGGCTCCCTCAATGCAACCACGCGCTCCCTTAACTCCTTTGATCTAGCAGCCTTAATACCCATTATCGAAACATACCTCGGCTCATTTATCCCACTCTGAACGCTGACTAGGCAGGGAAGTGGAAGTAAGACCTCCTCGCTGTATCCTCCTTCAAGCTCCCTAACCGCTAGGACTTCACCTTTTTCGACACTTAGCCTCGTAACCGCCGTAGCGAAGGGTATTCCGAGCATCGTCGCTACAAGCCCTCCGACGAGAGCATTATTCGCATCCTGACTCATGAACCCCGAGAGCACCATGTCGAACATTTCGCCTCTCAAGACGTCAACTATGGCTTCAGCCACCTGACAAGCGTCAAATCCGACTTCGACAGGAACCTTAATAGCCCCATCAACTCCCATAGCCAAACACTTCCTCAGCGTTGCGTCACAGTTAACACCAACACTCACAGCGATTACTTCACCTCCATACTTCTCCTTCAACCTTACAGCCTCCTCAACAGCATACCTATCCCACTCGTTTATATCGTAAGTAAGGCAGACCGGGTCGACGCCCCTTCCGTCGGCACTCACACGGAGAGTCGACTCAAGCAGTGGGGCATGCTTAACCAGAACAAAGATTCTCAAGGTTTTTCAACCCCCTATTTCAAAGGATGCTTTCGCGTGGCTCCGAGAACCGATGGAACCAAGCCGAGGAGCGCCCTAGCTATCAGCTCAACCTCCACTTCCCTCGTCCCCTCGTATATTTCCAGTACACGCACATCCCTGTACATCCTCGAGACCGCTTGGTCCCCCATGAACCCGTAGCCACCGTGAATCTGAAGCGCCTCATTAACAACACTCTGCGCGACACGCGCAGCAAAGTATTTAGCCATCGCGGTAAGGCCCGGGTCCGGTTTCCCCCTGTCCGCTGCCATCCCGGCTTGGAGCGCTAGGAGTCTCGCAGCCTCAATCTTGGTCCTCATCACCGCCAGCTTCTCCCTGATAGCTTGAAACTCGACGAGCCTCCTTCCAAAAGCCTCCCTGTTCTTAGCGTACTCCACCGCTATGTCGAACGCTCCCTGAGCTATACCCACAGCCTGGAAAGCCGTGTGTACGCGTGTAAGGTTAAAAAACTCCATCGCTTGGCGGAACCCCTCACCCTCCACTCCGACAAGATTGTCCCTTGAAACCCTCACATTGTTGAAGTACACCTCAGCAGTGTCACTTGCCCTTATACCAAGCTTATTGGTTAATTTCTTCGCCTCCAGCCCGGGGGTTCCACGCTCAACAATAAAAACACTTAAACCCTGCTGCCTCCTAGAAGGATTAACCTCGGTTCTAGCTAGAACTATGTAGTAGTCCGCTATCGACCCATTCGTTATAAAAGTCTTCACCCCGTTAATAACGTAGTAATCTCCATCCCTCTCAGCCTGCGTTTTGATCCCAGCAATGTCGCTCCCAGCCTGCGGCTCGGTGAAACAGGCACAGCATATCTTCTCCCCTCTCGCTAAAGGCGGCAAGTACTTTCTTTTCTGCTCCTCGCTCCCGAACAAGAGGAGCATCTCAGAACCAAACGTCGTCGAGAGAATCATTCCGAGACCAGCGTCCACACGCCAAAACTCTTCGACGGCAAGGCAGTAGGCGAGGAAGCCCACCCCTTGGCCACCGTACTCCTCTGGAATGTGGAGCCCGATAAACCCTAGGCTTGCCGCCTTCCTAAACAAGTCAAACGGGAACTTCTCCTCCCTGTCGCACTCCTCAACATACTTAGGGAACTCCTTTTCAGCGAACTCACGTGCAGCATCCCTAACGGCCTTCTGCTCGTCGCTCAGCATCATGTCTATCAACAAAACAATGCACCCCGCCAGCGTCACGGCTCCGTGTAACGTTTGGCGATCAAATCAGCATCGTAGTACTTTTTCTCGTAGCTTTCTATGACATCCTCAGCAGCCTCGAGACTCAGAACTTCAACTGTCCCATCCTCTATCTGAAGTGCCCTAGCGTCCCTGAAAAGCTTCTCAATTATCATCTCCTTACTCAGCCCATATGCACCGAACACCTGAAGAGCTTCGTCCGCAACCTCGTATGCGATCCTTTTAGCATACACCTGTGCCATCCTAGCATGCCTCGGCGAAGCGTCAAATGACCTTTTTTCGAATATTCTGCGGTGCGTGTACTCCATGGCTTTCCTAACATAGTAGCGGGCAGACTCAACCTTCTCGAACATCCTGTATAGGGCAAGCTTAATGTTCTTGTGCTTAACCAGCGGAACACCACCCTGAACCCTCTGCCTAGCATATCTCAATGCCTCCTCGAACGCCGCTCTCGCAAGCCCAACCGAGAAGGCGCCGACAGCACAACTAGTTAAGCAAAGTAACTGGTCTGCAAAAATACCATAAAACGGCCCCGGCGGGACAACCACGTAGTCTTCGGGTATTCTCACCTCGTTGAAGAAAAGCTCCCCTTGGGGGCAGTCCCTCATACCGAGCATGTCAACAGGCTTACCCTTTTCAACACCTTTGACGTTCAGAGGTACTATGCAGAATATTCCGTCGGCGAGGCTTCTCCCATCGGCGAGCTGGGCGTGCAGCCCGCAGTGAGTCGCCACAGGCGCTGCGGAAACCCAAGCCGACTTTTGCCCACTTATAACCCATTCTTCCCCATCCTTTCTCGCCTTGACGTTGCCTTTACCATACTTCAAGTAGTCTTCATCTCTTATTATCATCAGGTAGTCGCTTCCATGCTCGGGCTCGGTAACCCCCCAGCACCCGTGAAATTTTCCTTCAGTGTCGTTCAGCCACTCCGAGACAAGCTCCATGAGCTTCTCCGACCCAGTCAGCGCGGCTGCAGAGAACGGTATGGAATCCACGCCTATCGCCGTTGCGAGACCCAAGCTCCCCCACCCAAGCTCCTCCATTATGATGTACCTCTGAAGCGGAGTTAGGTTTAAGCCGCCGAGCTCAGGGGGAACATGGAGCTTGTGATATCCAAGCTTCTTCATCTCCCTGATAACTTTAAAGTAAGGTGAAGAAGGCTTCACCCTCTCCTCAGGTGGCATCTTGTCGAGTGCCACCGAAGCCGGACGCACGACTTCTTCAACAAACCTGTGAACCTCACTTTTGAGAAGCTCGTCCTCCTCGCTTAACTCGTCAAGATCAAGATAAGCCAAACACCTCCACCTCCCTAGGAACACTACTCTGTAAAATAATTTGAAAGAGAACATCGTTTTAATGAATTTTTTGCTAACGATCTAATCGAAAAAAGGAAGAGAAAGTGCTTAACTACTAAAAGGCGCTTTCACGTCTTGGATTTGGCACATCGGCGGGTGCTATACTGAGAGGAAGCCTCCATCGACCGCTACAACTGCCCCCTGCATGTAACTTGCTAAGTCACTGGCAAGAACTAGAGCTATACGAGCTACCTCGTCCGGGTCCCCAAATCTTCCTAAAGGCAGCCTACTTATGAAGTACTGAGCCGACTTCGTGGGGTCTCTTCCCTTCTCGGCAAGCTCTCTGGCAGCCTTCTCCACGCCTGGGGTCAGTATACCTCCAGGAAGTATAACGTTAATTCTGAACCCTTTCTCGCCGTAGTCTCGAACCAGAGATCTTGAAAGCGCGATCACCCCTGCTTTCGCCATGGTGTAGTGTGCTGTCTCGTGCTCGAAAGCCAGCAGAGCTTCTATGCTGCCCACGTTTATGATAACTCCCCCCTTGTCCAGTCTCCTCCTAATCATGTGCTGGCACATCCAGAAAACAGCTTTAAGGTTGACGGCGAGAACCTTCTCCAGGAACTCCTCGTCGACCTCTAGGAAGTCTCTGAAAGGGTAAATTCCCGCATTGTTTATGAGTATGTCCGGCTCTCTGCCCTCAAGCTTGCTCCACAGCACGTCTATCTCCTTCTTCTTGGAAAGGTCGACCTTATGGACGTTGACTTCGACGTTGAACTTTGAAGCTTCATCCCTAACACTTTTCAAGCCCTCCAGATTGATGTCGACTAGTTCCAGGTTCGAGCCAGCCTCAGCAAACCTCAACGCCATTGCTCTTCCTATGCCCGAAGCAGCTCCAGTGATAAGGCTCCTCTTTCCGCGTAGCGAAACCAAGTCTGAGAGGCTCCTAAAACTCTTGCTCAAAATCATCCCCCTCCATTACAAACTCTATAGCCACCACTAACAACTAATAAAGGTAGAGGTAGCTGCAAGCAGCCCTATGCAGAGGCCACTTTCACCGGGCTTCTACGATATTTCCATAGTCCTAGTGTTGCTTTCCATGTCGTGGAATATTTTCAGCGTGACCTCTCTGTTTGGTGTCACCGTTACCTTCCCCGGAGCAACCTCCACTGTGCACCCGTCGATCTTCGCGCTCTTGACGGATTCTTCAGTTACCGTGGCCTCCTCCCGCTTTCCCTCCTTTGAAACCTCCAGTATTATTGTGACCTGCCACCCCTCTCGTTCAGGAGTCAGTTCAATCCTGTGAAAGCGGTCATATGTAATCGTCTTCTTAACCACTTCAAATTGCCTCCTCTCACCGCCTAAGACCGATTCATCCTTAGCTTCTTAACAATATAAAAAGTTTGGAGGAAAACGGTTTTTAACGCGTAACCGCTAATCTGATAGGGTGCGTAAACTCTCGTCGTGGGATTGAATTTGCTTGTTCTTGAAGGCGAAGACGGGAGGAAAGTAAAGGTCTTCGTCGTCGACTTCCACACACACGTGGGAAAGGAAAAGGTCCTAGACGCCGTAGGGGAGGCCTTCCGCTCCAATACACCAAAACAAACAATAGACTTCTACCATAGGCTCCAATTCGAGTTAAAGGCGTGCATGAACTCCTCCCCCTCAAGTTACCGCTACAAGCTCGTCGAGCCGCTCACAGAGCCCCCAAAAGCGTTGAAGTCTTTCTATGACTCTTTTGGTGGCATGTGGGGGTGGACGGTAGACCAGTTTGTTGCCTTCCCCTTCAACGACTACAGAGCCTACTCCACGAAGCCGGGCTTCATGATACCCAACGACATGGTCTTAAAGCGCTCGCTCACACTGCCATTCTCCCCTCGGATGCTTGGCTTCGTCAGGGTGGATCCGCACGACGGCGAGGGAGCCGTAAGAGAAGTTGAGAGGTGCGCTGCCGCGGGGGCGAGGGGGCTAAAACTCCACCCGATATCACAAGGCTTCCTCGACGAGGTGAACTCTAAGGAGGTGCAGGATGTTGTCATCGCAGCTATCAACAACGGGATGCCCGTTATCTTTGACTGCCGGTACTACGCGACAGCGGAGGACATTTATGAGCTCGTGCAGTCCATTCGAGGTGCAGTTAAAAGAGAGCGGTTTGCCGTAGTGCTTGCTCACTCGAGCATGGAGTACACGAAGAAAGGCCTCTACGATATACTAGGCGACCCGAACATATACGGTGATACGTCAGGTGTGAGGGGTGACGACGTGCAGGTCTTCCTCAAAATGCTTAGAAACAACTTGGGCGATGAGTGGTCTCGCAAAATTCTCTTTGGCACAGACTTCAACTACTTCACTATCCCGCAAGCGGTCGACTTTCTCTCTTATCTTTTCACCTGGGACTTTTACGATGAGCTCGACGCAAAGCTGAAAGACGTCGAACGTATACTTGCGGGGAATGCTCTCTCGATGATCAAGCCTCACATCGAGTCCCACGGGCACACTTGGGCGATGAAGTTTAGAGGGGAGGCCGGAGAGGCTTTCTCGAGGAACCTGCTCCATAGAGCAGGCTATGCTGCGTCGAAGAAGACGGTTGAGACATTAACATATGACCCAGTAGTTCAAGGAAGTGGGGTGGTGGACGCAGAAAGCTTCGTGCTATCACTCCGCCGTGCCGGAGGCGGGGGTTCGTCGCTGATCGTTAGGAGGGGAGCTAAAAAAACTTTAGTAGCACTTCTAAGCGTTTGTGATGTGGACGCAAGCTTAAGAGTGAGAAAAACATCCGGAGACTACACAAAAGTAATCCGGGGTGTGGTGTGGGGTAGTGTAGAGGTGGACAACGTCGGCGAAGCTGAGGAGCTGGCGGACAAATTGATTCGAGGTTTTTGAATCTTGGAGAGTATAGCTGAATCATTTTTCCAGAATTTTTATACGGTGAAATCTCTCTTTAGAGAATCTCTGGAGAGGCGTGTTAATAGGTGATTCAATTGTCCTTGAAACTTGAGGTTGTTAATGCTGGCGCTGCTGATGGGCGCGCATTTATGAACCCGAGCGACATGAAGCAGCTTGGAATAGACGACTTTGACATAGTCGTTTTCATTAACGAGTACGAGGACTGGGGTGCTGTCCAAGTTATATCTAAGAGCGACTGCCCTGAAGGCTACATAATGATTGACGAAGACGTGCTTGACTCGGCGAACGTTTCAGAAGGAGACGTAGTTACTGTCAAGAAGAAAAAGGCTAGAGGAGGGATAAAATACGTTCAACTGGGTGTTGAACCAATGGAGGGGCAACCTACAGAGGAGGTCGTCGTGTGGGTTGCGGATCACGTCAGTGATCTTGCCAGGATACTCAAGAAGAGGCCCATATACAGGAACCTCGAGGTCAGCTGGCGGGATGCTGAGTGTGGTTACATAAAGCTGAGGGTTCAGTCAACTAAGCCCGACCTCTCGGGTGAAGAGGTTGGAATAATCGATCCGACGGGGCACGAGGTCACGTTCGAAATAGTTCCAGCCCTCGACATGACGTTTAACGCGGTGCTCATGATAGACGTCTCCGGATCCATGCAGAAGAAGGATATGAGGCTTAAAAACGTCGACGGAGCAATAGAAGGGCTGAAGAAGGGGATGCGTGAGACACAGCGCTTGAAGGAGTTCCTTGTAGGAATAGAGGAAGGTGGGGTAGTTAGCAGGATAAAGGCAGCCGCCCTCGCAACGCTGCTCTACTTGTCCTTGAAGATAGGGAGAGGGTGGGGTGAAAACGTTCAAGTCATAACGTTCGCCGAACAAGTTGAACCGTTAACCATAACGGACAAGCAGGGAAGGCAGACGACAGTCATAAAGTGTACTGGGGAGAGTAAGGCTCTGGGGCTTGAAGCTATAGGAGAGTACATACTTGAAAAGTGCCAGGAGGGAAGTGGGTTAACGTTCATGAGCGGCGCATTAAAGAAGGCCGCCGAGTTAGCTGAACTGTTCCCTCCTAACCCAAAGACCGGAAAACCTTATCCTGTGATGTTCGTCCTGCTCTCCGACGGGTATCCAAACACCGGGGACGAGGAAGCAGGAATCCCGGTCAACCCGATACCTATAGTGCGCGACTACTTCTCCCAGAAAACAGATTGGGTACTCTACACTATAGGAATTGGAGAAGCGGACATGGAGCTCATGCGCAGACTGGCAGAGATAGGGAGGGGTGAGGCATTCAAAGCTGACGACTTCGGCGATCTGGCACGGTGGTAC
This window contains:
- a CDS encoding VWA domain-containing protein — its product is MSLKLEVVNAGAADGRAFMNPSDMKQLGIDDFDIVVFINEYEDWGAVQVISKSDCPEGYIMIDEDVLDSANVSEGDVVTVKKKKARGGIKYVQLGVEPMEGQPTEEVVVWVADHVSDLARILKKRPIYRNLEVSWRDAECGYIKLRVQSTKPDLSGEEVGIIDPTGHEVTFEIVPALDMTFNAVLMIDVSGSMQKKDMRLKNVDGAIEGLKKGMRETQRLKEFLVGIEEGGVVSRIKAAALATLLYLSLKIGRGWGENVQVITFAEQVEPLTITDKQGRQTTVIKCTGESKALGLEAIGEYILEKCQEGSGLTFMSGALKKAAELAELFPPNPKTGKPYPVMFVLLSDGYPNTGDEEAGIPVNPIPIVRDYFSQKTDWVLYTIGIGEADMELMRRLAEIGRGEAFKADDFGDLARWYDMLAQRFAITVKTTPSQFAAEVSET